A single region of the Epinephelus moara isolate mb chromosome 16, YSFRI_EMoa_1.0, whole genome shotgun sequence genome encodes:
- the LOC126402136 gene encoding potassium voltage-gated channel subfamily KQT member 2-like: protein FPFSLPALCSRKASLKDKVFPSPSKAPVAKGKAQSPGADDGAEASPSKVAKSWSFTEKNRGPKTAFRVRGSTSRQNSEAIEGLIKASLPGEEIGDDKSCHCEFLTQELPPGLRVTIRAICIMKFLVSKRRFKESLRPYDVMDVIEQYSAGHLDMLSRIKNLQSRVDQIVGKGPKAEGEVADDPSMMGRLVKVEKQVVCMDRKLDFLVNVYVQRMGIPRSETEAFFNSKEPYPAPPYHSPEESKQEKEGKEEVKEEKEIQTCSAADVPCSDGSLEKKDPLLGRSVARSVGTPSGSHSRPSTSWQHQLQHPLSQPAWNSSVANTPSPVGGNGDHSPTLFRLPPPPAPVHDRSSSGQGGSGRDSSQSRRRHRRQRCQQDATAVESDTSLSIPSVDHEELERSFSGFSISQAKEDFFGPSFFTGSGGVAGAGTEAAAGHSLCARVRPFIAEGESDTDSDLYAPSPLSFTGEVASGDRAWPGLK, encoded by the exons TTTCCCTTCTCATTACCTGCTCTCTGTAGTCGAAAGGCCAGCCTAAAGGACAAGGTGTTCCCCAGTCCTTCCAAGGCCCCGGTGGCCAAGGGGAAAGCTCAGTCTCCAGGGGCAGATGATGGGGCCGAGGCGAGTCCCAGCAAAGTCGCCAAGAGCTGGAGCTTCACTGAGAAGAACCGAGGGCCAAAGACCGCCTTCAGGGTCCGGGGCAGCACCTCACGCCAAAACTCAGAGG CAATTGAAGGTTTAATAA AGGCGAGCCTCCCAGGAGAGGAAATTGGTGATGATAAGAGCTGCCACTGTGAGTTTCTCACTCAAGAATTACCACCAGGCTTGAGGGTTACAATAAGGGCAATCTG CATCATGAAGTTTCTGGTGTCAAAGCGGAGGTTCAAAGAGAGCTTGCGGCCTTATGATGTCATGGATGTGATTGAGCAGTACTCTGCAGGTCACCTGGACATGCTGTCTCGCATTAAGAACCTGCAGTCCAG AGTTGACCAGATAGTTGGTAAAGGTCCTAAAGCTGAAGGGGAGGTTGCAGATGACCCGAGCATGATGGGACGTCTGGTCAAAGTGGAGAAGCAG GTGGTCTGTATGGACAGGAAACTTGATTTCCTGGTCAATGTGTATGTGCAGCGTATGGGCATCCCTCGTTCGGAAACAGAGGCCTTTTTCAACTCCAAAGAGCCGTATCCCGCCCCACCTTACCACAGCCCGGAGGAGAGCAAGCAGGAGAAGGAGGGTAAAGAAGAGGTGAAGGAGGAAAAGGAGATTCAGACATGCTCAGCTGCAGATGTCCCGTGCTCTGATGGgtctttagaaaaaaaagatccttTACTGGGTCGCTCTGTGGCGAGATCAGTGGGTACTCCTTCTGGAAGTCACAGTCGTCCCTCTACCTCCTGGCAGCACCAGCTGCAGCACCCACTCAGCCAGCCTGCCTGGAACAGCAGTGTGGCTAACACACCTTCACCGGTCGGTGGCAACGGCGATCATTCGCCCACCCTGTTCCGCCTTCCGCCTCCACCTGCTCCAGTTCACGACCGATCCTCCTCTGGCCAGGGCGGCAGCGGCAGAGATAGCTCCCAGAGCAGGAGGCGCCACAGGAGGCAGAGGTGTCAGCAGGATGCCACCGCTGTGGAGAGCGACACGTCTCTATCCATCCCGTCTGTTGACCACGAGGAGCTGGAGCGCTCCTTTAGCGGCTTCAGCATCTCACAGGCCAAGGAGGACTTCTTTGGGCCTTCTTTCTTTACAGGCTCAGGAGGGGTTGCTGGAGCAGGGACTGAGGCCGCAGCTGGACATTCCCTCTGTGCTAGGGTCAGACCCTTCATAGCAGAGGGAGAATCAGACACAGACTCTGACCTCTacgctccctctcctctgtccttcaCTGGAGAGGTTGCATCGGGAGACAGGGCATGGCCAGGACTGAAGTAG